A window of the Alnus glutinosa chromosome 4, dhAlnGlut1.1, whole genome shotgun sequence genome harbors these coding sequences:
- the LOC133866986 gene encoding uncharacterized protein LOC133866986 — MRENPMADQNLKPELFELNNGTMRVLITNLGCTITSLSVPGKDGKLADVVLGFDSVEPYLKGAAPYFGCIVGRVANRIKDGRFTLNGIEYSLPINKAPNSLHGGHNGFDKKLWEVAEYKKGENPSITFKYHSCDGEEGYPGDVSVTATYTLSSSTTMRLDMEAVPENKATPISLAQHTYWNLAGHNSGNILDHSIQIWANHITPVDENTIPTGEIMPVKDTPFDFTDEKRVGESIHEVGLGYDHNFVLDCGEEKSAGLKHAAKVKDPSSSRVLNLWSNAAGMQFYTGNYVKGVVGKGGAVYEKHGGLCLETQGFPNAINQPNFPSVVVQPGEKYKHTMLYEFSVE; from the exons ATGAGAGAGAATCCAATGGCAGATCAGAACTTGAAGCCAGAGCTCTTCGAACTCAACAATGGAACCATGCGTGTCCTGATCACCAACCTCGGCTGCACCATCACTTCCTTGTCTGTGCCTGGCAAAGATG GGAAATTGGCTGATGTTGTTCTTGGATTCGACTCTGTGGAACCATATCTG AAAGGTGCTGCCCCCTATTTTGGCTGCATTGTGGGTCGGGTTGCTAACAGAATCAAAGATGGAAGGTTTACACTTAATGGGATTGAATACTCTTTACCCATCAACAAGGCCCCAAACAGTCTCCATG GTGGGCACAATGGATTTGATAAGAAGTTGTGGGAGGTAGCCGAATATAAAAAAGGAGAGAACCCATCGATCACTTTTAAATATCACTCTTGTGATGGGGAGGaag GTTACCCGGGTGACGTCTCCGTGACTGCAACTTACACGCTTTCTTCGAGCACGACAATGAGGCTTGACATGGAAGCTGTGCCTGAGAACAAGGCAACTCCAATCAGCTTAGCTCAGCACACGTACTGGAACTTAGCCGGCCACAACTCCGGGAACATACTTGACCATTCAATTCAGATTTGGGCGAACCATATTACTCCCGTGGACGAGAACACAATCCCTACCGGTGAAATCATGCCGGTTAAAGACACCCCCTTCGATTTCACTGATGAGAAGAGGGTAGGTGAGTCGATCCACGAGGTTGGTTTGGGGTATGATCACAACTTTGTGCTGGACTGCGGGGAAGAGAAATCTGCAGGTTTGAAACATGCTGCAAAGGTGAAGGATCCATCGAGCTCTAGGGTGCTTAACCTGTGGAGCAATGCAGCCGGGATGCAGTTTTATACAGGGAATTACGTGAAAGGGGTTGTGGGTAAAGGAGGTGCTGTTTATGAAAAGCATGGCGGGCTATGTTTAGAGACGCAGGGATTCCCGAATGCCATCAACCAACCCAACTTCCCGTCTGTTGTTGTTCAACCTGGTGAGAAGTACAAACACACAATGTTGTACGAGTTTTCGGTAGAGTGA